ACTGCACCATTCCCACAGCTACCACCGTCCATACGAAGACCGCACCCGCAAGGCTCCCCAACCACCGCACTGCTTCCCGACACATGTGATCGGTCCAACCATGCGCACCGTCGCGACGAACCACAAAGTCACCCGCGTCACCGACGACGCCGTCAACtacctcgccctcgcccttCGCGCGCGCATACACGACCTCATCAAGGGCATGGTCGCCGCCGCGCGCCACCGCACAGATGCCCAATTCGACCGCCCCGCACACTTTTACGGCGACGAAAACGCAGTCGATCCCGCCGCTACCGCTGCATCTACATCTGCAACAGCagtcatcaaaattgaagtcgACGGCGAGCTCGTCCCGGCGCCCGCGTCCGACAAGCCAAAAGACCGCACACCGATGTGGAGCATCGTCATCCGCAAAGACATATCCAAGCAGCTCGCCGCGCTCGAGAAGATCGAGCGCGAGGAAGAGCTTCGCGCgcggaaggaaaggaaagagcgCGCAGAGCTCACCGCTGCACATGCCGCCGCGCTCGCCGCACAAGCATCAGGTATGGCATCTGGCTCAACAGCATACGGTGCAGGCGCCGCCGGCGGGGCCGCTGGCTCCTCTGccgctggtgctggtgctgcagGTGGGGACGGAGACGACGGCGATGGAGGCGCGAATCCCAAAAAGAAGCGTAAGAAGGATGGTCCGGGTGTGACGGCGCGCAACATGTCCGAAGACGTGCGCAAGAAGATGTCTAATGCGGTCGCGAGTCAGGCTGCGGGGCTCGGTGGACGGTATAGCTGGATGACGGCCGCGAATGCGGGCGCGGCTGCGACGCCCGTTAAGCCCAAGCCcgctactactactactactactccTAGTGCTACTACCACTCCTGCACCTACAGGGACGTCGGGCGGTGATGCAGCCGCAGCTGGCACTGGCACGGGTTCAACGGggacggcggcggcagcagcaacgACACCTACATCCTCCTGGGCACGGCCCTACATCCCGACCAAAAAACCCGGGTTCTCTTCTTCGCTCGCGTCCTCTGGCACTACCAATGGCACGGCGAACGGCACGGGTGGCAAAGAGGGCGAAGGCGACGCGGAGAGCAAGAAAATATCTGTCACAATGCGAGATGCCATGTTTGTCGTTGAGAAGGAAAGAGGCCACGGGGCGGGGAGGGGTGCCGCCCGTGGGTGGGTGTAGATGCAGATGCGGACTTTTATTGAACTTCCCAATTCGTATGGGTTTCCCCAGgaactttctttctttttttctactCACCTGCTTCTTGCTTGATTGATTGCCTTGTTGGCTGTATGTACCATGTATTTTAGCCTACCAACTTACCTTACCCTTCCCATTACACCCTAGACCAACAAGGGCCCCCATCGATGATCATGGTGTTTGAAGCCAAGGTCGGCGCCTATTTGCTGACGGCATCTGATTGACACTTACATCGGGTTATGCCGTGCCGGATCCTCTTTCGTATTTGAAGCGCCCACTCGCATTGCATGAATATGTACGTGGTACGGCAGAAACCACGTACATACACGCAATATAAGTAGTAGAAATATGTTAGAGCTTTTATGATTTTCCTCACTTTTCCTAGATGTTTACAAGATGTTTATGCCTATCAAAGTCAAGCAAGTTGCACATCGAGGTGGAAAGGCTTTGGGTGAAAAATTTTGCAGTCTTTCAAATAGAATAACAAAGGTAATCATATACAACATTTATGCACTTTGGTTGGTTAACATATATTGATTTTCTTTTGCCTCTAACAAGCGTCAAGAGTTGGTCCCATATTTCTTCTACTTCGTCGGAGCAACAGTCTCCAATTTGTTGTGGAAATGACGAACAGCGTTTTGCCAGCCTTTGATCGTTCCAGCGGTCATCTCGCCGTACATGTTGCGAGCGTGAGGAACATGCGCCGCGTCTTCGTCGGCAGTAGGCTCAGAAGCGACGTTGAGTGCATCAGAATCGACGTAAATATTTCCGACGAGCGTGATAGTGCCTTGTGTAACGACGGGCTGGTTCTTGATGTCGTGGAGAGGGATGGGATCCATTGTCGATGCCGGGTATGGATCTCTGTACACTTTGACGCGGAGTATTTGCCCGGagctgaagaagaattggTTGGTGATCTTGAAATCTTTCATGAGCGGGAAGGGCTGCATGGATGCCTCGTGTACGTTctcagcaacaacaatgaGGCCCTTGGCGAGGTCCTCGCTTGACACCTCGTCGTCGAATTTGTACTGTATTTCGCCAGCACTCAGATGGATGTTAGGAACGACAGTAATGACATGGTCGAGATGAGCGTGTCCTTGAGTCCCGTAGAAATAGAATGGCATCAACGATGGGTACGCAGATTCCAGGTCCTCAGTCATCAGAGAGCGCTTCTTGACTACTTTAATGTTTGAAATCTTCACTTTGAAACTAGTTTTCCTGTGCATTGCAATGATGTTAGCTTGTCAGAGGTAAAATAAAATCAGATGTGTACCTCTTTCCGATGGTGAGTATGCCATCAAATGATCCTCCGTCAACGATTTCGTCAAGGCGGAGGGGCACAGTGTTATGTACAATCACTGCTTCAACTCTTTCATGGGCATGTATCGCCTGCCGAACTTGGCCTTCAACATTTACTGAAAGGATGATTTGGCGACGGCCGCTGGCCATATGGATCGTTGGGGTGTGGACAAGATAGTATTGCTCTCCTGAACCATGAAGAAGGAAGGTGTGAATGCTAGGTTTCATATCGTTGCGGATCCGTGCATACTATTATTATAAATGTGTATGAGTAAAGCATTTCATTGAAAAATTATGTGCAAGCCTTACCTcgacctcctcctcaacgaTCTTTTGGAAGGTGTTTGCCAGAGTTCCCACAAAGTCGTTCGTTGTAGTAAATGGAGACATAACGACGTTCCTCAGGACTATAACATCCTGGTCACCAACAAGTCCCATGCGTCTCTTTACTTCGGTTGCACAGACGCCGTATTCGGACTGTTTCAAGGTGGTTGAGCTGAGGAAGAATGGCGTATGCAATGGGTTCTCCTCGGCACTTGTAACAGAAAAGCGTTGGAAAATACGGTTATTGAGCCAGTTGGCTTCCTCGACGTCGGTGTTGAGATTATTATCGCGGTCGCGGAAGTTGCATGCGAAAACGTTGATATTGAGATCGGACCCAAGTTGGTGCAAGAGTTCCATAGCCTCAGAATCGTTGTATATTTCCTCGTTCGACTTGAACAAAATACGATCCCTGATGAACTGCTTTTGCTCTTCGACCTTTGCAGGGTCAGCGTTGGGGTCGATGTCAGCGGGGATGGGATTGAACGGGGTGACAGTGAAACTGGTAGTATCGGTAGACATTGCAGACCAGTGAGCAGCATACTAAATAAAGTGCTAAGTCTTCGTTGAGATGTACATGAATAGCACAATAACTTACTCGGCGACAAGTAAACATTGCCTGGCCAAGAAGGTTCCCGTATCCAGAAGGAGTCAGGCCAATGGTTTCGTGCGCCATGAATACCGCGGATGCTGCTGCACCAGGTTTGCTGTAGTACGTCGATTGGGTTACAACAACGTGGTAGAAGTTTCAATGCACTCACCTTCCTTCAATCCCGTATATACCGATACTTTGGCCCTCATTGCCTTGGGCAAGGTAGGGCGCGGACCATGTAAGCAGGTACCTCATCCTTCCGTCGCGATAACAGAGTGCCCCAGCAGGATAAGGAACATAGCCTGCCTTGTGCGGGTCGATAGTAATTGAATCGGCATACTTTATATGGCTGAGTTGTAACGCGCTCTCCTCGCGCAGACCGACGTGAGGGACAAAGCCCGAGGTAGTGTCCTCTTTGGGAAGCCTAGTCCGGTTTCGACCCAATGTATCTTTGGGTAGCATGGTTGCAAAATAGCCTCCCCAAGCAGCATCTGCATGGATGGCAAAAGACAGACCCAAAGCTTCATACTTTTGGCGCAGCTTCAGGATCTCCGTAATGCGATCGACACCGCCCTCTTCGGTGGTACCGATAACAGCAACTACTTGGTATACTGGCGTCTCCTCGTCCAAGCAAATTTTTAACATACGATCGAGTTCGTTTATGTCCATGTGGGCTTGGATGTCTACTGGGACGTTGCGAAGGTTGTCTGAGCCAATACCGAGCACAGCTATGAACAAAAACAGCGATTAATTCCACATCACATCCAACTTGTTAGTCATACCTGCAGCCTTTGGCCAGGAATAATGGTTTGTGCTCGGGGATAAAACGACAGGTTGTTGGGTAAGTCCCCAACGCTGCATCAACGTGTCTTTGTTGGTAGACTGGATGATATACTTTCGCATAACCTTTTCGAGGAACTGAGGTGAAATATTGTACTCGTCGTGCAGACGGTCGGGCATGTCTAAGATAGTAGAAACATGCAAATTGAGGAGTTCCCATGGGCTGCAATCCTTCAATAATTTTTTGTCACCAACACAGGTTTTGACGGAGAATGTGTCACGAATGAATTCCATCTCTGCGCCTTCGGCTGAAGCATCACGGAGTGAGAGAGGGTAAAACTTGAGGTTTCGCGCTATAGCGGAGGAACCATTGTAAGATGTAGAATGGATAAAGTTGTGGTCATAAGCTGCTTACCCGCCCTTTCAAAAGAGAGGAAGTTAGTAGGTCTCGGATTAAATGCAGAACAGTGACTTACCACATCGCTTCCAGGTTTGCAACAGTTCCACCTGATGCAATATGTCCCCAGGCGAGAGGTTCCTCGGTGTTATTTAGCCGATTATAACCCAGCATCTCAGAGAGTTGCAAGCCAACTTCTTCCTCGATGAGGGTAGTGAATGGACTAGCCTCGAAGGCAACATTGTTAGGATTGTAAAATGTGGTCGATAAGAATCCGAGAATGGCAGGTAGACTTTGGTCTACAGACATATGGCCGCTGTACCGAggagagaagaaaggaaTGGACCTTTCACCGAGTGCAGTCAATAATTCGGTGAGATTGGAGGTGATTACTTTAGTAGTCTGAGTAAAGGCGGGGGAAGTTTGCATGTCTGTAGTAATAAAAGCCTGTCATTCAACCATTCGGTTGTAAGTAGAAATATCGAGGTGTGTATATTCAACAGTGCCACTCACATTGTCATCCGGGAAGTATGCATCGCGGGCAGCCTTTTGCTGTGCGACAACCGTGGTCAACCATTGCTGGAGAAATGCGGCATTTTCTGCTTTGGGACCCAAGAACAGAGCAGATATACGTTCATGGTCGTCACTCGAAGGAACCCGATAGCGATGAGTAATGTGAGGGTGACTGGAAGGCATAGCAAAGCACTGGGCAGTGGGAGATGCTGTTGAGCTGAATAGCCTATGGAAGCGACATTTTATAGGATATTTCCAGATACAAGGCTTCCATCGAGCGGACTATAGCGAACTAGAATAATTGTTTGGTTGCTTCCATCGAAAGGGTCAGTACGAGAGTGGCACACCTGACGCATACGAGGGACGTGAAGCCAATTAAAGAAATGAATGGCATTGGTAGAGCAGCATAGACAAGGTCATCCGCAATAAAATTTAGGGTCAACGGAAGCAATGCAATGCATTCTAGCTGCTTTGGAGAGGGCGAAATAGAAATGTTCTGGCCATCGTGAGGATGGCGGACGAAACATGCAGACCGGTTGAACCCTCGATCTTTTGATAGATTCGTCACGAGAACTAAGGCTGTAGCCCAGCATATGAAGCGAGCAAGTATGTGCAACTTGAATTGCGTTCTTTGCTATAGTGGAGATGTTCGATTCAACGAAATCTACGATTCGCAAACGCCATTCTTGCAGTGGAGCGGCATCCGATAGTCTATCCCACCACTGTCTGGTTCCTGAAGTAACTGTAGATTAGAAATTGAACGAGTTCCATACCGGGACAGGTTGAACAAGTGTCAACTTACTGAGCAAAGAAGCATAAGCTTGAACAATCGATGAGATGCCATCGTCCTTAGATGACTTTCTTGAACCATCCGGTGTCGTAAGTCGCGTTGCCCGTAGCACTGATAAGATTCACCAATAAGATGCACAGCTCGAAAAATatggcaaagaaaggaaaagaggaagaggcttTAGTTAACCACGAACGTTTCAAACAACAGGCTTGAAGGTCGACATCGTTGTTTGCTCCGTGTTTGTCACTTGATCTCCTCTGGGCAATGGGGACGATAGGGGTACAGTTGTGCCTGACAATGACATTGCTGGCCCATCCCTCAGACTGTACAGTACAAACTAAAGAACGTTCACATTCAGTTTTGACTAACTCTAAATCTAGTATACGTATTCTAAACAGAACATCACATATCAACGCAAAGCTAAAATTAGTTGGTCAGTGCATGAGCCAATCACACCAATTTAAAGTTGTTTCAACGAGTTGTCCCATTTAATGACATAGAACAGCGCAAAGTTTGTAAAAAAGCTCTGATAATCTGTTCAAGCGGTGGTTTATGATAGTCGGAAATGTTCTTAAAAGTTGCCCTATGACAGAGTTCTAACTGTCTATTTAGGAAAAGAAATAGTACAATATTCGTGGTTATTCACTTCGGAGCTTGAGCTCACTCAGGTACCTATAATAAAAAGAGAGTCCACTCGTGTTACGTATTGACAGTCGATAATACGATTAGAAGCACTCTTTCAAAGCGTATTCTTGATCATCCCCCTTATTTCCCTTAGAGCATTGAATCAGGTCCTTCGGAAGACATACCCACAAGTACTTCTCAAGGATTCTCAGTTTTGTATGAGAACGGATATCCTATTAATACAAGCTAACCTGATTTAGGGTCTTGAATGTGCAGGACGACTCTATACTGCAGATAAATTTGAAGAAGAATAAAACAGATGTCCCTGTGGTGGGGATGTGGGGTTGGAAGTAGGTTAGGTCGCTTCCAGAATCGCCATGTCGCCGTGGTTTAGCGAAAATAACTCTGAACATTCGGTGGTAAGCCTCCTCCGTTCATCAATTCCCATGCATTTTCCACCACTCCATAGACTTGATTCAGCTGACCTAGACGATACCATTGTAAGTCCTCCAAGTTTGGAGCCAGCTGACATTTACTGAATGCCTGAGTCGACACTAATATTGGTCTCAGGACCTTTTGGGCACTGGAAGATTAAGACCTTGATATTACCCAAATAATGAAAGATATCTTTCAGCGAAGATGAACTTTTACATATAGATGGTGTTAACGGGCTGTCCGAGCACAGCGCGTACACTGACAATCACCGGAAGCGAGTATTACTGCGCTACATCGCGAAAGGGGAAGTCGATTTCTTGCATTCTGGAATGAATTTATGTTGTtagattgaatattgaatattggaAAACTGCTGGCAAACGTGGATATTGAAGAAGCTTGGGTTGAGCTAGTTGAGCTTGGGGGTCACTAGAAAAATAGCTGGTGCGAGGCTTAGGCTTGATGCGTGAGCAGGAGGCGGCAAATCCCGCAGAGGAATACCGGCACGGCGGCACCCACACATTGGCTTCGCATTGACGATGCACGGGCACATGGAGCTTGTCTTCGCGCTTCAATATCCCCCGTCAAGGACCAACGCACAGtttctcaatcttgttgGGGAACATGTATTCAATCAGAGAAGATCACGCGTCACGTCGGAGTAGGGTTGTACCTCCTGTTTAGCCCACTTTTGAATTTGCCTATGATGATCACCAATTGGTACAGAAAAAGTGCAACTAGCGATTCGACCACACTGCTGACAGAATATTTTGGGAAGGACAGTAGATCATAAATTAAGGATTAATCAAAACTAAAATTCACCTTACCTACCGTTCATAACAATGCACCTCACAGTGGACCTGTCAGCCGCCGTCATTTTTGCGGGCGCAGTAATGGCGTCTCCAGTACTGATATCTAAGTCTCCAGTGACACTCTCCCTTTCCAGACGCGTCAACACAACAAGTATTCATAATCTCGTTCGACACGATCAGTCCAGAGCCAAGCAGCTCAGATTCGCGACGGCGCGATCATCATCTCCTCCAGATGCCAGCAACTtttcaaagcaaagaaaagacgACGTAAATGTACCCGCAGACAATCAAGCGGTATCTTATGTCGCTTCATTGGAGATCGGAACTCCATCCAGTACTTCTCGGCCCAACACATGTGGGTTCCCAATTTTCAAATTATTATTGAAGTTACTTACACATGACAAATTTGTAGTCTCTCTCATTGTCGATACAGGAAGGTATATTTCCTTGAACTCGCCGTCGCAGTAGACGCAGTTGATAATTTATAACTTAGCTCAAACACTTGGTTTGGTGCTGGGACAACCAAATACATTTCAGGAACTGCAGAGCAGGATTATGATTTAGTGGTACGCGTGCCTTTTTAAGACATGTCTGTAAATCTAATGCTCCGTTCACAGGCGGTCCAATATGGCTCTGGATACTTCATCGGTGTGTGGCCTTATTTTAATGTTTGCGCCGGGAAGCTGACCAGCTATTTCAGGAGATGAAATTCATGATGTCGTGACATTAGCACCAGGGTTCAACGTTTCGAACCAATCCCTGGGCAAATCTTTTCTGGTAAAGCAGAGGCATTTAATTTAAATTAAGCATGGTCTACTCAGATTTCAGCACAGGCAAAAGGGTTCTCGGATGTCGACGGTATTTTAGGGTAAGAATGTCAGCCAGTTATACTACTCATATATATCGACATATTTTGTCTAGTTTGGGCCCGACGCAGCTTACAAAAGGTGAGTATATTGTTTCACAAACCGAACCTTGTAATACTCATATTACGCGTGAAATTAGGGACACTTTACCCTTCTGTCAATGATGTAATTCCTACTATTATGGACAATCTGTATAATCAGGGACTTGTTTCTAACTATGAGGTGGGGATCTTTTTTGAGGCTACGACCGACACAAACGTCTCAAACGGCCAGCTTACTTTCGGTCAGTATTCTGAACCATATATTAACACTAAAATCTGATATTAGCTTTGCGTAGGAGGCACCGATCCATCTAAACACATGGGCGATATCACCTATACGTGAGTTGTATCTCCAGTTTTGAATATACGCTCAATTTTTACAGGCCAATTACATCAATATCCCCCGCAAGCGCTTACTGGGGCATTACTCAGTCGCTGAGCTACGGAAACCTCAATATCCTTTCTCCAGGTACGCCTGGTATCGTGGACACAGGTAATATGCCTTTACATACATATCTTCAAATTACATTACTCCGCAGCTGACCAGTACCCTTAAATACAGGAACAACTCTTATTCTTATTGCAACGGACGCATTCCAGAAGTATACATCGGCAACCGGAGCCACCTTTGACGGCGCGACAGGCTTACTGACTATCACACTTGCTCAATACAAGAACCTTCAGAATCTGATTTTTCACATCGAAGGAGTAAGCGTGTTCTTGAACACATTGGCTCGAGTACACTAACTTGACATCAGACAGACTTTACGCTGATTCCCGACGCACAAATATGGCCTCGCGCTCTAAATCAAGACATTGGTGGTATTACAGGTAGCATATATCTGGTCATTGGAGACCTTGGCGAATTATCAGGCGCAGGACTTGACTTCATAAATGGCCTCGGTTTCCTCGAACGGTTTTATTCCGTATTTGACACGGGCAACAAACGGGTGGGACTTGCTCCAACGAGTATCACGACACGTATAATAAATTTCTAACGAGAATTAGATAAATCGATGTAAATATATCACCAAATATCGAAAGCTTCCAGTGAAGAGGAAAATTGAAAGGAATACTTGTACTTACAAGAAACTAGGGAGGCTATGATGTTCTGTACAACAGTGGTATTGGTACAGCCACTCCTGCAAATAGGTAGAAAAATTCTCCGGCAGATTCTCCGACGCGATGTAAGCAACAAGCCTCTGTGGTAATCGATGGAAAATCGGTTTACCATGATTATGACTCAATCCAAGATTTACAAAGTTCAAGGAATATTTGTACGAAATTCTGCTCGGAAAAAATAGACTTTGGACTTGGTTGGAGTGCACCAGCATTTGAGCAGCGTATTCGAGCGCGTTGCGCCCAGTCAAAACGCCAAAACGCCAGCCCTAAGGAAGGTCACGAGACCGTTTCAGTGTTGCTACATGTCGCCAAGCTTTCGCGACTTCACTTGGAGTTCACAACTTCCATTCGCAAACGGCCAAAAATAGCTTCTCGCATTATAACAATGGACAAAGAACAATGGGAGTCTGAAAGGAACCGGACTTCATACCATTTTGGGCAGTATTCCCGTTACTCGAAGCCCGTTGATGGGCCACTCCAGTTTGGTTAAATAGTGGACGAGGTTCAACGGAAAGAAAGTTTGCTCTTTCCTTTCCCCCCATCATGTCCCGAGACAACACCCCTAGTGCACCTTCTACTCTCCCTGGCCCAGCTACTACTAGACTGGACTCTTTGATGAATTCTGATTCTCCAGAGCCGACTTGGCCTCCCACCTGGGGTAAAATCTGCAGAGCTTTATTTCCAAATGCACCTCTTGCCAACCGAGTCGTCTACCCATCGGCCCGACCATACACAGGCTCCTTGGATTCCCCATCTACTTCGGATACtagttcaagttgctcagTTTCTCCCGATGCTTGTCAAGCTTTACCGTCGTTGATGAGCCAGATGAACGTTACAAATATCACTGTTCGAGTTTTCTATCGCCCAGGAGAGCTTCCTGCAGAGAACTCTTTCACTCCGTCTACTATTGCCCAGGAATCCCCAAAATCGGTTACCAAATATGGTACCGATAACACTTTTGCTACGGCTGCAGAAAACATATCGGAGGCATCTGGTCTCAGCCTCAATGGTTTGCGATCTGCCAAAAGCTTCAAAGACGTTATCAGATGTCTTCTTCGGGCCATTCAGGGTACGCAACTATCCCTTCTATTCTGTCTCAATTATTAAAGATAATCTCTAGATGAATGTGCCAAATTTTCTGGTGGCGAGAGCGATGATGAGTTTGACAGACAATCTGCAGCTTTAGCGGCTCGGAAGAAAAAGTCAACTGCTGCGACCTCCGACCCATTCAAACTTGTATGTTATTAATTTTCTTCGATAAATAGCTTCATATACTGAAAAGCGAATAGAACTCAAGGGCATTCATGTCTTACGATATGATTTCAAAGCCCGGCAAGGAGCTTACGCTTCACGATAGCCTGGAATCCTTGGTCTGGATCTTTCTGTATATCGTGCTACGATACTCGAAGCACAACGCAATCAGGGATGCCGTCAGGCCTATGAGAGAGCAAATGTCGTGCACGCCGGTCAAGAATAAACCCAATCTTAACGCATTGCTGACGCTGCTATTTTGCCAAAACACACTGGCCGAAGAGGAATACGGAATCGGATTCGCAAAATTGGCCCTATTCCTGACTTCTCGTCCTCTACCTCCCAATTTCGAGGTATTCGACAACCCAGCTATCACATCGGCCGTTTTCTCTCTCATTGAGCTGTTCGAAGAGAAATACAGATATTTAGAGCGCACTCTTCCCAAAAAGGTTCGCGCCTTGGCGCAGGTTGAAGAGATCAGTTACGAGGAGGCCGAAATCGAATACATGGCCACAACCTCATATAAGCGACATATGGAGGTCATCGACATGCTGCCCGAACGGATGGAGAATATCCTGCTGGACTGTATGCGTGATGAGGATTGGCCTGAGCAAGACATCCTGGTGGACGGATTGGCGGGACAGTGAGGGATTGGTGAAGGGTGTTCTGTATCATGTAATTATATCGAGACAACAGCAATTCGTGTACCATAGTCATTGAAATTTGCATTCATTATCTTTCAGCAAACTCAATATACTAAAGCACAGACCACAAAATGGTAACCCGTTCTCTAAGAGTATTGTCACGTAATATTAGCGCTTATTTAAGTCTAAGCTCTGTTACCTCCAAGTTACCTCCGTAGGGTTGGCAGATCGTCATTCACGTCTTCATGTTTAAGACTAACAGATATTCAGGAATCCCAGTTCTAAGTTCTGATGTTATCAATTATAGTAATGTATTGGCTAATCTCTGCAAACAAGTTTCATTGAACAAGGATCATCATAGAATGTCACTTTCAATCCTTCCTTCTGTAGAACTAAGAGTCTCCGAATATCATACAGTAAAGAACGGCCGACACCACAGACCGAGACGGCTTTCAGATATTTCTTACCAGGAGCACCGTTCCATCGATATTCAATCATGGATGATAGCACTGGGTCGTCCGAGTCGACTTCCACACCGTCTTTGTCGTAGCCGAAAGACTCAAGCACGGGACATATACTAAACTCTCCCTTCGACGTGTCCCATGTTGTCAAGCATTTTGCAAAAGCATCGGTCAGCAAGTGTGGGCCATCGTCTTCCTGCTCGCAGTCATATGTAGAATGTAGTTCCAGTGACTTTAAATTTGGAAGCAAACATAGAAACTCGAGCTTTTCTTGTTCTGTTGATTGATCCCGATCGAGTACGAGGTGTTCCAGCGTGAGCTCGCATCGTGAAATGAAAGTGATGAAGTCCTCCTGTATCCATTTACGATCACGGCGTAGGACAAGCTTATTGAGCAATGGAGCGCGTATGAGTGAGAGAATTCGAGTCAACGGAGAATTTCCTCGAATGTCATCTGCAACATAGCCTATTAAAGTCAATTCTCTTAAAAAAGGTAAATTTCTGATCCGGCTCTGTGCTGGTATCACGCCGAGTAGCCGCCCTGCGTTGCACCTTTCCAGTGCCCTTGTCGATGAGAGAACGAGATACAGTTCCGATACAAAAATATAGCCTTCCAGGATTTCCAGATTTACTAGATTCCGAAAGTACATCTGCGTGTCATGAACTAAGACTGGCCTACCAGAAGTAGGCTGCCGCCTTATTAGTGTGTGCAGCTTTGGGGACATCTGCACCGTCCTCCGCACAAACGGGGCGAGGCCCTTATCGTATAGACCAATTTTGTATTCATCAGGGGAAGGATGCCTAACACTTCCCACGATTTCCAGAGTCTCTAGGATCGGCGCGTAATGTTTAA
The sequence above is a segment of the Psilocybe cubensis strain MGC-MH-2018 chromosome 4, whole genome shotgun sequence genome. Coding sequences within it:
- a CDS encoding Polyporopepsin — translated: MHLTVDLSAAVIFAGAVMASPVLISKSPVTLSLSRRVNTTSIHNLVRHDQSRAKQLRFATARSSSPPDASNFSKQRKDDVNVPADNQAVSYVASLEIGTPSSTSRPNTFSLIVDTGSSNTWFGAGTTKYISGTAEQDYDLVAVQYGSGYFIGDEIHDVVTLAPGFNVSNQSLGKSFLAKGFSDVDGILGLGPTQLTKGTLYPSVNDVIPTIMDNLYNQGLVSNYEVGIFFEATTDTNVSNGQLTFGGTDPSKHMGDITYTPITSISPASAYWGITQSLSYGNLNILSPGTPGIVDTGTTLILIATDAFQKYTSATGATFDGATGLLTITLAQYKNLQNLIFHIEGTDFTLIPDAQIWPRALNQDIGGITGSIYLVIGDLGELSGAGLDFINGLGFLERFYSVFDTGNKRVGLAPTSITTRIINF
- a CDS encoding L-tyrosine decarboxylase, which encodes MPSSHPHITHRYRVPSSDDHERISALFLGPKAENAAFLQQWLTTVVAQQKAARDAYFPDDNAFITTDMQTSPAFTQTTKVITSNLTELLTALGERSIPFFSPRYSGHMSVDQSLPAILGFLSTTFYNPNNVAFEASPFTTLIEEEVGLQLSEMLGYNRLNNTEEPLAWGHIASGGTVANLEAMWAARNLKFYPLSLRDASAEGAEMEFIRDTFSVKTCVGDKKLLKDCSPWELLNLHVSTILDMPDRLHDEYNISPQFLEKVMRKYIIQSTNKDTLMQRWGLTQQPVVLSPSTNHYSWPKAAAVLGIGSDNLRNVPVDIQAHMDINELDRMLKICLDEETPVYQVVAVIGTTEEGGVDRITEILKLRQKYEALGLSFAIHADAAWGGYFATMLPKDTLGRNRTRLPKEDTTSGFVPHVGLREESALQLSHIKYADSITIDPHKAGYVPYPAGALCYRDGRMRYLLTWSAPYLAQGNEGQSIGIYGIEGSKPGAAASAVFMAHETIGLTPSGYGNLLGQAMFTCRRYAAHWSAMSTDTTSFTVTPFNPIPADIDPNADPAKVEEQKQFIRDRILFKSNEEIYNDSEAMELLHQLGSDLNINVFACNFRDRDNNLNTDVEEANWLNNRIFQRFSVTSAEENPLHTPFFLSSTTLKQSEYGVCATEVKRRMGLVGDQDVIVLRNVVMSPFTTTNDFVGTLANTFQKIVEEEVEYARIRNDMKPSIHTFLLHGSGEQYYLVHTPTIHMASGRRQIILSVNVEGQVRQAIHAHERVEAVIVHNTVPLRLDEIVDGGSFDGILTIGKRKTSFKVKISNIKVVKKRSLMTEDLESAYPSLMPFYFYGTQGHAHLDHVITVVPNIHLSAGEIQYKFDDEVSSEDLAKGLIVVAENVHEASMQPFPLMKDFKITNQFFFSSGQILRVKVYRDPYPASTMDPIPLHDIKNQPVVTQGTITLVGNIYVDSDALNVASEPTADEDAAHVPHARNMYGEMTAGTIKGWQNAVRHFHNKLETVAPTK